One part of the Eptesicus fuscus isolate TK198812 chromosome 20, DD_ASM_mEF_20220401, whole genome shotgun sequence genome encodes these proteins:
- the TIMP2 gene encoding metalloproteinase inhibitor 2: MGAAARSLPLALGLLLVGTVLRRADACSCSPVHPQQAFCNADVVIRAKVVSEKEVGSGDDVYGNPIKRIQYEIKQIKMFKGPDRDIEFIYTAPSSAICGVSLDVGGKKEYLIAGKADGNGKMHITLCDFIVPWDTLSTTQKKSLNHRYQMGCECKITRCPMIPCYISSVDECLWMDWVTEKSINGHQAKFFACIKRNDGSCAWYRGTAPPKQEFLDIQDP; the protein is encoded by the exons aTGGGCGCCGCGGCCCGCAGCCTGCCGCTCGCGCTCGGCCTCCTGCTGGTGGGGACGGTGCTCCGCCGGGCCGACGCCTGCAGCTGCTCCCCGGTGCACCCGCAACAGGCGTTTTGCAATGCAGATGTAG TGATCAGGGCCAAGGTGGTGAGCGAGAAGGAGGTGGGCTCCGGCGACGACGTCTACGGCAACCCCATCAAGAGGATCCAGTACGAGATCAAGCAGATCAAG ATGTTCAAGGGACCTGACAGGGACATCGAGTTCATCTACACGGCCCCCTCCTCCGCCATCTGCGGGGTCTCGCTGGACGTCGGAGGCAAGAAGGAGTATCTCATTGCAG gaaAGGCCGATGGGAACGGCAAGATGCACATCACCCTCTGTGACTTCATCGTGCCCTGGGACACCCTGAGCACCACCCAGAAGAAGAGCCTGAACCACAGGTACCAGATGGGCTGTGAGTGCAAG aTCACGCGCTGCCCCATGATCCCCTGCTACATCTCCTCCGTGGACGAGTGCCTGTGGATGGACTGGGTGACGGAGAAGAGCATCAACGGGCACCAGGCCAAGTTCTTCGCCTGCATCAAGAGGAACGACGGCTCCTGCGCCTGGTACCGCGGGACGGCGCCCCCCAAGCAGGAGTTCCTCGACATCCAGGACCCGTAG
- the CEP295NL gene encoding protein DDC8 homolog: MASKISHVKRGAERAARQSPHPDDQALLLRQKHQLLQVRERGHLAVQRRPDLGPWRSPQPQHWAEGLRPGWQEAPHQRARGLDRLHIAHLLGAGGGWPPGPRPDPPGPARRGATGRPRAREKQRAAGRGEKRRQEDLVRLRPRPRKSRRTVEGAEKGAGKVVGLPRLAPGPPEKNKGKRGPSRKTGGGHRPDPRVRGDLDVGTLWAAAGGVVLLGDREKDGAPGGRRSPARAALLAPGPKNDGLGQYPQGPADQLEPLWPVGAPCGRGASPPASPRPRREGSKWKRELESVFRELFSTNRKLKTHLNLYLESRPGTDTCPSEEQGFPEACGRRGEPRWERRAGDALMELAPGPAEAAARPAAPSANLKELLHKLKDRQYLRMVEPLFADEGDPASHPEEEGPLWCSLRSRHEPLRPDPLSPQLPPQPQVGRAGAAARPKQSPEQRWRPQLVEVLEVPQLSWEALGTPLRERGEETETTEPETEPGAPTRAHPAHVTARAAGPSSPHPEEAASPPASSSEEEDDADSGHSQRIRDLEEQILEQSKSHKQFLERARRRLQEFQSVC; the protein is encoded by the coding sequence ATGGCCTCCAAGATCTCCCACGTGAAACGGGGGGCAGAGAGAGCCGCTCGCCAGAGTCCCCATCCCGACGACCAAGCCTTGCTTTTGAGGCAGAAACACCAGCTGCTGCAAGTCCGAGAGAGAGGCCACCTGGCCGTGCAGCGGCGGCCGGACCTGGGGCCGTGGAGGAGCCCGCAGCCGCAGCACTGGGCCGAGGGGCTGCGGCCCGGCTGGCAGGAGGCCCCCCACCAGCGCGCCCGCGGCCTGGACCGGCTGCACATAGCGCATCTGCTCGGTGCGGGAGGCGGGTGGCCCCCGGGGCCGAGGCCTGACCCGCCGGGGCCGGCCCGGCGAGGAGCCACCGGGCGGCCGAGGGCCCGGGAGAAGCAGAGAgcggccggcagaggagagaagcgTCGGCAGGAAGACCTGGTCCGGCTGCGGCCCCGGCCGCGGAAGTCCCGGAGGACCGTGGAGGGCGCGGAGAAGGGGGCCGGCAAGGTCGTGGGCCTGCCccgtctggccccgggccccCCCGAGAAGAATAAAGGGAAGCGGGGGCCTTCGAGGAAGACCGGCGGCGGCCACCGTCCTGACCCTCGGGTGCGAGGGGACCTGGACGTGGGGACGCTCTGGGCGGCCGCGGGCGGGGTCGTGCTCCTGGGAGACCGGGAGAAAGACGGCGCCCCGGGCGGGAGGAGGTCGCCGGCGAGGGCGGCTCTTCTGGCTCCCGGCCCCAAGAACGACGGTCTGGGCCAGTACCCCCAGGGCCCGGCGGACCAGCTGGAACCGCTGTGGCCCGTCGGCGCCCCCTGTGGAAGGGGGGCCTCGCCCCCGGCGTCCCCGCGCCCGCGCCGCGAGGGGAGCAAGTGGAAGCGGGAGCTGGAGTCCGTCTTCCGAGAGCTGTTCAGCACCAACCGGAAGCTGAAGACACACCTGAACCTGTACCTGGAGTCCAGGCCGGGCACGGACACGTGCCCCAGCGAGGAGCAGGGCTTCCCGGAGGCGTGCGGGCGCCGAGGGGAGCCCCGCTGGGAGCGGCGGGCGGGGGACGCGCTCATGGAGCTGGCCCCGGGTCCCGCCgaggccgccgcccgccccgcggcgCCCAGCGCCAACCTGAAGGAGCTGCTGCACAAGCTCAAGGACCGGCAGTACCTGAGGATGGTGGAGCCCCTGTTTGCGGACGAGGGGGACCCGGCCTCTCACCCCGAGGAGGAGGGCCCGCTCTGGTGCAGCCTCCGATCCAGGCACGAGCCGCTCAGACCCGACCCGCTCTCGCCGCAGCTTCCCCCACAGCCACAGGTGGGCAGAGCCGGCGCGGCGGCCCGGCCGAAGCAGAGCCCGGAGCAGAGGTGGCGACCGCAGCTGGTGGAGGTGCTCGAGGTGCCGCAGCTGAGCTGGGAAGCCCTGGGCACGCCCCTGAGGGAGCGAGGAGAGGAGACGGAGACGACGGAGCCGGAGACGGAGCCGGGGGCCCCGACGAGAGCTCACCCCGCTCACGTCACGGCTCGCGCCGCGGggccctcctccccgcacccggAGGAGGCCGCGTCCCCGCCGGCCTCCAGCAGCGAGGAGGAGGACGACGCTGACAGTGGGCACAGTCAGAGGATCCGTGACCTCGAAGAGCAAATTTTAGAGCAAAGCAAGTCGCACAAGCAGTTTCTCGAGCGAGCCAGGCGGCGCTTGCAGGAGTTCCAGAGCGTGTGTTAG